The Vibrio nitrifigilis genome window below encodes:
- a CDS encoding tetratricopeptide repeat protein, which yields MIKQFMTCLMLLGVTSVASAAELSQYASSKAMKANELAKDGKYDQAITLLKDHMPTRGYDLAYFERMLGVFYWQSEKIKPAIQELTKAVESNELKDDSAWSTRRMLADLLLMDKQYKTALPHYYVLAKTLPKTEKGDKIWLRISQVHYQLGQWKQVLTAMQRYESYHLPDKVGPLSLKVGAQLQLEQWNAAIPTLKRLITIEPNQKNWWMQLVSLEMRVNKRKDALDTLALARLQGLDLGKQDLHLLAQLYAQAGVPERAAQVMQRIKGLNSDVQLVTEQAIYWQRAKEWNDAIKTWKLAAQLDGKYHWNVAQLLSQQGDYSEALAELDRVKDPKRKADVALARTRALYKLNRLDHALSQAKTANRIEPSAEAKSWIKYLTQLKQVQKSRAS from the coding sequence ATGATTAAACAATTTATGACTTGTCTAATGCTCTTAGGGGTGACTTCAGTAGCCAGTGCCGCTGAACTGAGCCAATATGCCTCCTCTAAAGCGATGAAAGCGAATGAGTTGGCGAAAGATGGTAAGTATGACCAAGCGATTACGTTATTGAAAGATCATATGCCGACACGTGGCTATGATTTGGCGTATTTTGAACGTATGCTCGGCGTGTTCTACTGGCAAAGTGAGAAAATCAAACCGGCGATTCAAGAGCTAACGAAAGCGGTCGAGAGTAACGAGTTAAAAGACGATTCGGCATGGAGTACGCGGCGTATGCTTGCCGATCTGCTTTTGATGGATAAACAGTATAAGACTGCGTTACCACACTATTATGTGTTAGCGAAAACACTGCCAAAAACAGAGAAAGGTGACAAAATTTGGCTGCGTATTAGCCAAGTGCATTACCAACTCGGTCAGTGGAAACAAGTGCTTACCGCCATGCAGCGTTATGAATCTTACCACTTACCAGATAAAGTCGGCCCGTTATCATTAAAAGTAGGGGCGCAACTGCAGTTGGAGCAGTGGAATGCGGCAATTCCGACACTCAAACGTTTGATTACTATTGAGCCCAACCAGAAAAACTGGTGGATGCAGTTAGTGAGCCTAGAGATGCGCGTGAATAAACGTAAAGATGCGCTCGATACGTTGGCATTGGCACGTTTACAAGGATTGGATCTTGGTAAACAAGATTTGCATTTACTGGCTCAGCTCTATGCTCAAGCCGGTGTGCCTGAAAGAGCGGCACAAGTGATGCAACGCATTAAAGGCTTGAATTCCGACGTACAGTTAGTGACTGAGCAAGCCATTTATTGGCAGCGTGCTAAAGAGTGGAACGATGCGATTAAAACGTGGAAACTGGCTGCTCAATTAGATGGTAAGTACCACTGGAATGTTGCCCAGCTACTTTCTCAGCAAGGCGATTACAGTGAAGCGTTAGCAGAGCTTGATCGTGTGAAAGATCCAAAACGCAAAGCTGATGTTGCTCTTGCTCGTACCCGTGCATTGTATAAGTTAAACCGCTTAGATCATGCACTCAGTCAGGCAAAAACAGCGAATCGCATCGAACCGTCGGCAGAAGCGAAAAGTTGGATAAAATATCTGACTCAATTGAAGCAAGTGCAAAAAAGTCGCGCATCCTAA
- a CDS encoding siderophore ferric iron reductase, whose translation MAFQLFSIIDPRFELLFEKARSVTPYLDGKICSPDNNVLLSSPQKQPEISAWIKELYQALERNHPEAGSSYWLTRTWEILCWQPIFLSFIAVYDYELNAVPPISQIAQYRDDTFVTGYSFKNGQWKTSDHQGLIRHCAHELNVLFEGYREAMSDWTRIRPGFTRHLIVDAILTNVARLRATIDNFSDDDVIQEATYWLEALDLPLKHLDVYKRKEGTGTLRMVRASCCQDYRRDGGHVCCNCPRKARNKSLEPYHHVA comes from the coding sequence ATGGCCTTCCAACTATTTTCTATCATCGATCCTCGCTTTGAACTACTGTTCGAAAAAGCGCGATCAGTAACTCCATATCTTGATGGTAAAATCTGCAGTCCTGACAATAATGTCTTACTAAGCAGTCCTCAAAAACAGCCAGAAATAAGCGCATGGATCAAAGAACTCTATCAGGCTCTTGAGAGAAATCATCCTGAGGCCGGCAGCAGTTATTGGTTAACCAGAACGTGGGAAATCTTGTGTTGGCAGCCTATCTTTTTAAGTTTCATTGCGGTTTATGATTATGAACTCAATGCAGTGCCACCAATCAGCCAAATAGCGCAATACCGCGATGATACCTTTGTCACAGGTTACAGTTTTAAAAATGGCCAGTGGAAAACAAGCGATCATCAAGGCTTAATCCGCCATTGTGCACATGAACTTAATGTGCTGTTTGAGGGGTACCGTGAAGCGATGAGTGACTGGACCCGAATTCGTCCTGGTTTTACGCGTCACTTAATTGTTGATGCTATTTTGACGAACGTTGCTCGTTTGCGTGCGACCATCGATAACTTCAGCGATGATGACGTGATTCAAGAAGCGACTTATTGGCTGGAAGCGCTTGATCTACCGCTTAAACACCTTGATGTTTATAAACGCAAAGAAGGCACGGGCACACTGAGAATGGTGCGAGCGAGTTGCTGCCAAGATTATCGTCGTGATGGTGGGCATGTTTGTTGTAACTGCCCGCGTAAAGCGAGAAATAAATCGTTAGAACCGTATCATCACGTCGCATAA
- a CDS encoding branched-chain amino acid aminotransferase — MAAFGSVFMPKMALATFEDNKWSDSQIVPSDSISLHPGAHVLHYSSTCFEGLKAFRHEDGSVHVFRMDQNIERFAQSSRLLALPEINKAQLEQMIKDIVAEFAADVPEGPGSMYIRPTHIGTEAQIGKAASASNSSMQYVLLSPVGDYFAGGAHALRLLLDEEGQRCASHMGMIKSGGNYASALRPTIEAKEKYQADQILFCPNGYITETGAANFLLVDGNEIITKALDSSFLHGVTRSSILTLAKDLGMTVSEREVSTEELLERAAKPGVEAMLSGTAAVLTSVGTFIYNGKDYKVGNGDIGPMATKLRNALNDIQWGRAPDTHNWLTKIA, encoded by the coding sequence ATGGCGGCTTTTGGTAGCGTGTTTATGCCTAAGATGGCATTAGCAACATTCGAGGATAATAAATGGTCTGATTCGCAGATCGTACCTTCTGACAGTATTTCTCTGCATCCAGGTGCTCACGTCTTACACTATTCAAGCACTTGTTTTGAAGGCCTGAAAGCATTCCGCCACGAAGACGGTAGCGTCCACGTATTTCGAATGGACCAAAATATTGAACGTTTTGCTCAAAGTAGCAGACTTCTTGCTCTACCAGAGATCAATAAAGCTCAACTAGAACAGATGATCAAAGACATCGTTGCTGAATTTGCGGCAGATGTACCTGAAGGCCCTGGTTCTATGTACATTCGTCCAACTCACATTGGTACTGAAGCACAAATTGGTAAAGCAGCATCTGCATCCAATAGCTCAATGCAGTATGTATTACTGTCTCCTGTTGGTGATTATTTCGCTGGTGGTGCACACGCACTTCGTTTATTGCTTGACGAAGAAGGTCAGCGCTGTGCATCTCACATGGGTATGATCAAAAGTGGTGGTAACTACGCGAGTGCGTTGCGCCCAACAATTGAAGCAAAAGAAAAATATCAAGCGGATCAAATCCTGTTCTGTCCAAATGGTTACATTACAGAAACTGGCGCCGCTAACTTCCTATTGGTTGATGGTAACGAAATCATCACTAAAGCGCTGGATTCAAGCTTCTTACACGGCGTAACTCGTTCAAGTATTCTTACTCTTGCTAAAGATTTAGGTATGACTGTCTCTGAACGTGAAGTATCGACTGAAGAACTACTAGAACGTGCAGCAAAACCAGGTGTTGAAGCCATGCTTTCTGGCACTGCAGCTGTGCTTACTTCCGTTGGTACTTTCATCTACAACGGTAAAGATTACAAAGTTGGTAATGGCGACATTGGCCCAATGGCAACAAAATTGCGTAATGCACTGAACGATATTCAGTGGGGTCGAGCACCCGATACTCATAATTGGTTAACTAAAATTGCTTAA
- a CDS encoding multidrug effflux MFS transporter, translating into MTQSHSQFQTVLGKKGMLFFLVIISAFPPLSMDLYLPALPEMIHVFNTTQAMVNFTLSCYFVTYAVGLLIWGPLSEKFGRKPILLVGIVGYMVASMCCSMAGNIEQLIGSRVLQAFFGSAITVVSTAIVKDLYDGREREKVMATIMSLVTIAPMVAPVLGALILKFASWRIVFVALTLFGAFAGVLTLLYRETLRSRYQGSIFYSWGRLGVVIKNYRFFILLVIFSITPMAMMAFLAAGSYIYITGFGLSEQQFSYIFAFNALCASFGPTIYIKLSRRIKVKNLITGSFILLSATGIFTLLVGGLSPFIFALGAASATLSVIVVRVPGMNLMLDQQDQDTGSAVALIQFFGMISGSLGMVLVSISPHSLITNLGTIQLVVGVVGLLMWLATRNRSFVTDKLPK; encoded by the coding sequence ATGACTCAATCTCATTCACAATTCCAAACGGTGCTTGGAAAGAAAGGTATGCTGTTCTTTCTGGTCATCATCAGCGCGTTTCCTCCGCTTTCGATGGATCTTTATCTTCCTGCATTACCTGAAATGATTCATGTATTTAATACCACGCAAGCCATGGTTAACTTCACATTAAGCTGCTATTTCGTTACCTACGCGGTTGGGCTATTAATTTGGGGCCCGCTGAGCGAAAAGTTTGGCCGTAAGCCTATATTGCTCGTGGGTATTGTCGGTTATATGGTTGCGAGCATGTGTTGCTCCATGGCGGGGAATATTGAACAGTTGATCGGCTCGCGAGTGTTACAAGCATTCTTTGGTAGTGCGATTACCGTGGTTTCCACCGCGATTGTTAAAGATTTATACGATGGGCGTGAGCGTGAAAAAGTAATGGCGACGATTATGTCTCTGGTTACGATCGCCCCAATGGTTGCGCCAGTGCTTGGAGCGCTGATTTTGAAATTTGCTTCATGGCGCATTGTTTTTGTGGCTCTAACACTGTTTGGTGCATTTGCCGGTGTATTAACATTGTTGTATCGCGAAACGTTACGCAGCCGTTATCAGGGATCGATTTTTTATTCTTGGGGACGTTTAGGCGTGGTTATCAAAAATTATCGATTCTTTATTTTGTTGGTGATTTTCTCAATTACGCCAATGGCAATGATGGCATTTTTAGCTGCCGGTTCGTATATCTACATTACAGGGTTTGGCCTATCAGAGCAGCAATTTAGCTACATATTCGCTTTTAACGCATTGTGCGCTTCGTTCGGGCCAACTATTTATATTAAATTATCACGCCGCATTAAGGTTAAGAACCTAATTACCGGGAGTTTTATTCTTCTCTCTGCGACTGGAATATTCACTTTGTTAGTCGGTGGCTTATCGCCATTTATTTTCGCATTGGGGGCGGCATCAGCAACCTTATCTGTCATTGTGGTGCGCGTACCGGGTATGAACTTAATGCTGGATCAGCAAGATCAAGATACGGGCTCTGCCGTCGCATTAATTCAATTTTTTGGCATGATCTCTGGCTCTCTAGGGATGGTGTTGGTGTCGATTTCCCCTCATTCGCTGATTACTAATTTGGGTACGATTCAACTGGTGGTTGGCGTGGTGGGGCTATTGATGTGGTTAGCCACGCGTAATCGCTCGTTTGTTACCGATAAATTGCCCAAGTAA
- a CDS encoding MotA/TolQ/ExbB proton channel family protein — translation MIHADWFFALKNAMLPISDFMNQGGAVLWWLAAVVAISWLLVIERVLYIVLSFPKQSQHWIEQWQARRDHSSWYAQAIKQGWLSQAHDELMKNLNFIKVLVSICPMLGLLGTVTGMISVFDVMATMGSSDPKLMASGISLATLPTMAGMVAALAGMFAHSRLAKKCQLSEIKLEKALRSQR, via the coding sequence ATGATTCATGCAGACTGGTTTTTTGCACTAAAGAACGCCATGTTACCGATCTCTGATTTTATGAATCAGGGTGGGGCGGTGCTTTGGTGGCTGGCTGCTGTTGTGGCGATTAGTTGGCTGTTAGTGATTGAGCGCGTGTTGTACATCGTGCTCAGTTTTCCTAAACAGAGCCAACATTGGATTGAACAATGGCAAGCTCGCCGAGATCATAGCTCTTGGTACGCGCAAGCAATTAAGCAAGGCTGGTTAAGCCAAGCACACGATGAGTTAATGAAAAACCTTAACTTTATCAAAGTACTCGTATCTATTTGTCCCATGCTTGGTTTACTTGGCACCGTAACCGGAATGATCTCTGTGTTCGATGTGATGGCGACGATGGGCAGTAGTGATCCTAAATTAATGGCATCTGGTATTTCGCTCGCAACCTTGCCCACCATGGCGGGAATGGTTGCCGCATTAGCGGGGATGTTTGCACATTCACGTTTAGCAAAAAAATGCCAACTCTCTGAAATAAAATTAGAAAAAGCTTTAAGGAGTCAACGATGA
- a CDS encoding glutathione S-transferase family protein, with the protein MKLIGMLDSPFVRRVAVSLAMYEIEFESLPLSVFGDFARFSEYNPVVKAPTLVFDDGTRLLDSTLILNYFESLADDFHALMPSDPAKLASDLSILGLILAASEKAVQNVYEHKLRPDEKQHQPWIERVTKQLNAACHEWEIALSNRPLSEKADQVSITSTVIWSFIQLMIPDVIKASDYPTINAIANHFEATPEFKRFPLK; encoded by the coding sequence ATGAAACTTATAGGTATGCTGGATTCACCTTTTGTCAGACGAGTCGCCGTTTCCCTCGCCATGTATGAGATTGAATTCGAAAGTCTACCACTTTCAGTATTTGGTGATTTTGCGCGCTTTTCTGAATATAACCCAGTGGTTAAAGCACCAACTCTCGTTTTTGATGATGGAACTCGTTTGTTAGATTCCACACTGATTCTCAATTATTTTGAATCTTTGGCTGACGATTTCCATGCCTTAATGCCATCTGATCCAGCTAAGCTTGCGAGCGATCTGAGTATTCTGGGGCTCATTCTTGCGGCTAGCGAAAAAGCCGTACAAAACGTTTACGAACATAAGTTACGCCCAGATGAAAAACAACATCAGCCTTGGATTGAGAGAGTGACCAAGCAGTTAAATGCAGCGTGTCATGAATGGGAAATAGCATTGAGCAATCGTCCCCTGTCAGAAAAAGCGGATCAAGTGTCAATCACGAGCACCGTTATTTGGAGTTTTATTCAATTAATGATTCCTGATGTGATTAAAGCCAGTGATTACCCAACCATTAATGCCATCGCGAATCATTTTGAAGCCACCCCAGAGTTCAAACGCTTTCCACTCAAATAA
- a CDS encoding energy transducer TonB, with protein MRRLLIATPIALAVSFMLFAFMAWMIDNGSHRAPKKTEPVRFDMVMMEQDHDVQRRHRAVPPKPETPQQPEKTLTQHHQATTQQVTQNVQAAKVPSLGLDTGIKGIAIKAPSFGDLGTNQQAMPLYRVQPQYPVRALKRGIEGFVIMKFTIDESGHPTDIEVVKANPRHMFEREARRALRSWKYQPKVADGKAVTQPGQTVKLEFKLAK; from the coding sequence ATGCGCCGATTATTGATAGCCACTCCAATCGCGTTGGCCGTCTCTTTTATGCTGTTTGCATTTATGGCTTGGATGATCGACAACGGTTCTCATCGAGCGCCGAAAAAAACCGAGCCAGTGCGGTTTGATATGGTAATGATGGAGCAAGATCACGATGTGCAGCGTCGTCATCGTGCGGTGCCACCAAAGCCAGAAACGCCGCAGCAGCCAGAAAAAACGCTGACTCAACATCATCAAGCGACAACGCAGCAAGTCACGCAAAACGTTCAGGCGGCGAAAGTGCCTTCGTTGGGTTTGGATACCGGCATTAAAGGTATTGCCATTAAAGCGCCATCGTTTGGTGATTTGGGTACCAACCAACAAGCAATGCCACTGTATCGCGTGCAACCACAATATCCCGTGCGCGCACTGAAACGTGGTATTGAAGGTTTCGTGATTATGAAATTTACTATCGACGAAAGCGGTCATCCGACTGATATTGAAGTGGTAAAAGCGAATCCGCGCCATATGTTTGAACGGGAAGCAAGACGAGCACTAAGAAGCTGGAAATACCAGCCTAAGGTGGCTGACGGTAAAGCTGTCACTCAGCCAGGGCAAACCGTTAAATTGGAGTTTAAATTAGCCAAATGA
- a CDS encoding patatin-like phospholipase family protein, with amino-acid sequence MTKTALVVEGGAMRGIFASGVLDAFMEQDYQPFDLAIGVSAGASNLVGYLAHQPKRSFEVITRLATSAEFFNLRRFIHGGDLVDVRWLIDASNQQYPVDTQTLFDHTEFLAAATNVNTGHADYYRINSDNLADVLEATQALPIVYRHTPCFAGDCYTDGGVADSIPVREAYRRGARDITVILSHPADYTMGKTKNGWLLRCLLSRHPKLADSLMHRAENYNASLEFIHHPPKDATVHVIAPPSHFAVKRLTMKKPILDEGYRMGVVAGRNWLSQIVATE; translated from the coding sequence ATCACAAAAACAGCGTTAGTTGTTGAGGGCGGTGCCATGCGCGGTATTTTCGCCAGCGGTGTATTGGATGCTTTCATGGAGCAAGATTACCAGCCATTTGATCTGGCAATCGGTGTTTCCGCGGGGGCTTCAAATTTGGTCGGGTACTTAGCTCATCAACCTAAACGCAGTTTTGAAGTGATTACACGCCTAGCGACAAGCGCAGAATTTTTTAATTTACGCCGTTTTATTCATGGTGGTGATTTAGTCGATGTTCGTTGGCTAATCGATGCATCGAATCAACAATACCCAGTAGATACGCAGACGCTGTTTGATCACACTGAATTTTTGGCTGCGGCAACCAATGTTAATACGGGTCATGCTGATTATTACCGAATTAACTCAGACAATTTGGCCGATGTATTAGAAGCGACTCAGGCGCTGCCTATCGTGTATCGCCATACTCCTTGTTTCGCTGGAGATTGTTATACCGATGGTGGTGTCGCCGATTCTATTCCTGTACGTGAAGCGTATCGGCGTGGCGCGCGTGATATCACCGTAATTTTGTCGCACCCTGCCGATTACACGATGGGTAAGACTAAAAATGGTTGGTTGTTGCGATGTTTATTATCACGTCATCCCAAACTTGCTGATTCGTTGATGCATCGCGCTGAAAATTACAATGCATCGTTGGAGTTTATCCATCACCCACCAAAAGATGCCACTGTTCATGTGATCGCTCCTCCGAGCCATTTTGCGGTAAAACGCCTCACCATGAAAAAGCCAATTTTAGACGAAGGTTATCGAATGGGAGTTGTGGCTGGCCGAAATTGGCTCAGCCAAATTGTTGCTACTGAATAA
- a CDS encoding ExbD/TolR family protein — protein MRLGRRQSKQEEAQIDLTSMLDIVFIMLIFFIVTSSFVKESGVEVNRPTASHVTSQKNAGIFVAITAANDIYIDKQNVDVERVQARLEHLRTEQPKASLVIQADEHAYNGTVVKVMDAAKGAGIKNIALAAEKR, from the coding sequence ATGAGACTCGGTCGACGTCAGTCAAAACAAGAAGAGGCGCAGATTGACCTTACTTCAATGTTGGATATTGTGTTCATCATGTTGATCTTCTTTATTGTAACTAGCTCATTTGTAAAAGAATCGGGTGTGGAAGTAAATCGTCCTACTGCCTCGCATGTCACGAGCCAGAAGAACGCAGGAATCTTTGTTGCTATTACTGCTGCAAACGACATTTATATTGATAAACAGAATGTAGATGTTGAGCGCGTTCAAGCAAGACTCGAACACTTGCGTACTGAGCAGCCAAAAGCGTCATTAGTCATTCAGGCTGATGAACATGCATATAACGGCACGGTTGTTAAAGTGATGGATGCAGCCAAAGGGGCAGGTATCAAAAATATTGCATTGGCAGCGGAGAAACGCTGA
- a CDS encoding PhzF family phenazine biosynthesis protein — protein MKLETYDVFVGESASGNPCGVLELDSWLSDEELQKITCEAGLPVTSFVIKINGQYHIRWFALDGEINLCGHGSLGAGAAIISKYKLDSVLFSSKYGDVSIAKKNGAYTLELPSWKGETCVVPPEIADLAVDAIDVFSTRDLVIVLPSIESVRVFKPDDMRFKQLGKYHAVIVTAANGENGYVLRYFAPKIGISEDLATGSAQCSLAPYWFDRLDSDSLQVHQLSSSGGYFSVRRISGDLIVLSANAKLRKIAI, from the coding sequence ATCAAATTAGAAACATATGATGTGTTTGTTGGTGAGTCGGCTTCTGGTAACCCTTGTGGTGTATTAGAGCTTGATAGTTGGCTTTCTGATGAAGAGTTACAGAAAATAACTTGTGAAGCAGGACTTCCAGTTACCTCTTTTGTTATCAAAATTAATGGACAATATCACATTCGTTGGTTTGCGCTGGATGGGGAAATTAACCTGTGTGGGCATGGCAGCTTAGGGGCTGGTGCTGCAATTATTTCTAAGTACAAACTCGATAGTGTACTTTTCAGTAGCAAATACGGAGACGTCTCAATTGCCAAAAAGAATGGTGCGTATACTCTTGAGTTGCCTAGCTGGAAAGGTGAAACATGTGTCGTTCCACCAGAAATAGCGGATTTGGCGGTTGATGCTATTGACGTATTTTCAACTCGAGACCTAGTTATAGTCTTGCCCTCAATAGAATCTGTAAGAGTTTTTAAGCCTGATGATATGCGTTTTAAGCAGCTTGGTAAGTACCATGCTGTAATCGTGACTGCAGCGAATGGCGAAAATGGATACGTTTTAAGATATTTTGCGCCCAAAATTGGTATATCTGAAGATCTAGCGACAGGTTCTGCTCAATGCTCTTTAGCTCCATACTGGTTTGACAGGCTTGACTCAGATTCACTTCAGGTACACCAACTTTCGTCGTCAGGTGGCTATTTTAGCGTAAGGCGTATTTCAGGTGACTTAATCGTGTTGTCAGCAAATGCAAAGCTACGGAAAATAGCAATTTAA
- a CDS encoding DNA ligase has translation MSYNVTMFATSVIILSPVLISAHALTLDVPKLTLAKDYQSGLALRDYWVSEKYDGIRALWTGSELVTRSGKVIHAPKWFTDSMPPDHRVEGELWAGRGQFNQVQKTVLDDHPDERAWKNIRWMVFDLPEHAGDYTMRYAVLNHWVHSLNKPFVQVVGYRTFQDEQALRAYHHSVEHNGAEGVMLRRIRDSYQNGRSESLLKLKSYQDAEAVVIGYKKGNGRLRGKVGALRVRNEAGHLFYIGSGLTDAERESPPAVGATITYRYNGETSTGKPRFARFMRERRDIE, from the coding sequence ATGAGTTACAACGTCACGATGTTTGCAACAAGCGTTATCATACTCTCTCCAGTCCTAATCAGTGCTCATGCGCTTACTCTGGATGTTCCTAAGTTGACGTTAGCTAAAGACTATCAATCTGGGCTCGCGCTAAGAGATTATTGGGTCAGTGAAAAATACGATGGGATTCGCGCCTTATGGACAGGATCTGAGTTAGTGACTCGTTCTGGCAAGGTGATTCATGCCCCCAAGTGGTTTACGGACTCGATGCCGCCTGATCATCGCGTGGAAGGTGAACTTTGGGCGGGCCGTGGCCAATTCAATCAAGTGCAAAAAACCGTATTAGATGATCATCCCGATGAGCGGGCATGGAAAAACATTCGCTGGATGGTGTTTGATTTACCAGAACACGCGGGAGATTACACAATGCGTTATGCCGTGCTCAATCACTGGGTGCATTCTTTAAATAAACCGTTTGTTCAAGTTGTTGGTTACCGCACGTTTCAAGATGAGCAGGCACTGCGAGCATATCATCATAGTGTTGAACACAATGGGGCGGAAGGGGTGATGTTACGCCGGATCCGAGATTCCTATCAAAATGGGCGCAGTGAGAGTTTGTTGAAGCTGAAAAGTTATCAAGATGCAGAAGCGGTAGTAATTGGTTATAAGAAGGGTAACGGGCGGTTACGGGGCAAAGTAGGCGCATTGCGTGTGCGCAATGAAGCCGGGCACTTATTTTATATTGGCAGCGGTTTGACCGATGCTGAGCGAGAGTCGCCACCGGCTGTAGGTGCAACCATCACTTATCGGTATAACGGTGAAACCAGCACGGGTAAACCGCGTTTTGCTCGTTTTATGCGAGAACGACGAGATATAGAGTAG
- a CDS encoding GNAT family N-acetyltransferase — MIITYPTIPSNDDFEILKQGLNGFNEMHTGHLEKETIASFIKNDNQQIVGGVLGEIKWGWLHVHGLWVAPNYQAKGYGTQLLKTLEDYAVEKGIPRFRLETTSFQALPFYQKLGYDIFGELSDLPPGYVSYFLQKRI; from the coding sequence ATGATAATTACTTATCCGACCATACCATCTAATGATGACTTTGAAATATTGAAACAAGGCCTTAACGGCTTTAATGAAATGCATACGGGCCATTTAGAGAAAGAGACAATTGCCTCGTTTATTAAAAATGATAACCAACAGATAGTTGGGGGAGTTTTAGGTGAAATAAAATGGGGATGGTTACATGTCCATGGTTTGTGGGTTGCCCCAAATTATCAGGCTAAGGGATATGGAACGCAGCTACTCAAAACATTGGAAGATTATGCGGTAGAGAAAGGCATACCTAGATTTCGTTTAGAAACTACGTCTTTTCAAGCGTTACCATTTTACCAAAAGCTTGGGTATGACATTTTTGGTGAACTGAGTGATTTACCTCCTGGCTATGTGAGCTACTTTTTACAAAAACGAATATAA